The Bdellovibrio sp. NC01 genome includes the window AAACCGCAAACAACACGCCGTCGTATTCTAGGTATCTGGAGTACTGAAAAAGGCCAAGTGGTGTTCGTAGATGCTCCGGGTTTAATCAATTCTGATTCAGGATTGAATGGCTTCCTTCATCAAGAAGCGAAAGACGTGATCGCGAACTCAGATGCATTGTTGGCGATTCTTTCTATCGATGAAGCGAAAGCTGAAGATAACGAAAAAGTGATCGACATGGTTGCTAGCAGTGGCAAACCATGGATCGGTGTTATCACGAAAGTAGATATCGAAGAAAAAGCTCACCGTATCATGATTCTGAAAAAGATGATTGAAGATCGCGGTGGTAAAGCCTTGTCGACTTCTGCAACTAAATACAAAGACGATATCGAAGAGCGTGAAGCGATGTTGATTGAGTTCTTGGAGCTTATGCCAGAATCTCCAGCGCCTTTGTACGATGCTGAACTATTCACGAACGAAAACATTCGTGACATGGCCTCTGAAATCATCCGTGAGAAATGCTTCGAGAATCTTCATCATGAGATTCCGTACAATCTTGCTGTGCGTATCATAAAATTTGATGAAAGCGGACCTTTGCCAAAGATCTATGCGGAAATCATCGTATCGAAAGAAAGCCACAAGGCGATCGTTATCGGTAAAGGTGCGACTGTAATCAAAAAGATCGGTATGGATGCGCGCAAAGAATTAGAAAAAGTCATGGATGAAAAAGTATTTTTGGATCTGAATGTAACTGCGAAACCAGAGTGGTTTGGCAATAAGAGAATTATGAAGGAGTTGGGATATGTCATCGAATCTGAAGACTGATTTCGCACCTAAAGTGGCGATCATCGGTCGCCCCAACGTAGGTAAGTCGACATTGTTTAACATCATCACAGAGACACGCAAAGCGGTTGTGAAAAACCAATCTGGTGTTACTCGTGATATCATGATCGAGCCCGTAGATATCTGGGGCAAACAATTCGATTTGATCGATA containing:
- the era gene encoding GTPase Era; protein product: MSYKAGFLGLIGQPNAGKSTLMNFLVDEKVSIVSAKPQTTRRRILGIWSTEKGQVVFVDAPGLINSDSGLNGFLHQEAKDVIANSDALLAILSIDEAKAEDNEKVIDMVASSGKPWIGVITKVDIEEKAHRIMILKKMIEDRGGKALSTSATKYKDDIEEREAMLIEFLELMPESPAPLYDAELFTNENIRDMASEIIREKCFENLHHEIPYNLAVRIIKFDESGPLPKIYAEIIVSKESHKAIVIGKGATVIKKIGMDARKELEKVMDEKVFLDLNVTAKPEWFGNKRIMKELGYVIESED